From a single Pseudomonas cremoricolorata genomic region:
- the ribD gene encoding bifunctional diaminohydroxyphosphoribosylaminopyrimidine deaminase/5-amino-6-(5-phosphoribosylamino)uracil reductase RibD, which produces MSSLTAQLDAQYMARALQLARKGLYSTHPNPRVGCVIVRDGEVVGEGWHVRAGEPHAEVHALRQAGERARGACAYVTLEPCSHHGRTPPCADALINAGVARVVAAMQDPNPSVAGQGLTRLAAAGIAVASGVLEAEARALNPGFLKRMEHGLPYLRAKLAMSLDGRTAMASGESQWITGPAARAAVQRLRARSSVVLSSAQSVLADSARMTVRSAELGLDAELSALAESRPPLRVLIDGRLRLPLSAPFFQAGPALVITAADDDPRYKAAGHELLRLPGSDGRVDLTAVLPALAARGVNEILLEAGAGLVGAFAQLGLIDEYRLFVAGTFLGSSARPLLDWPLARMSEAPRLKITGMRAVGDDWQITAIPLPPGHV; this is translated from the coding sequence CCATCCCAACCCGCGTGTCGGTTGCGTCATCGTGCGCGACGGCGAAGTGGTCGGCGAGGGATGGCACGTACGCGCGGGTGAACCCCATGCCGAGGTGCACGCGTTGCGCCAGGCGGGCGAACGCGCGCGCGGTGCCTGCGCCTATGTCACTCTCGAGCCGTGCAGCCACCATGGGCGTACCCCGCCGTGTGCCGATGCGCTGATCAACGCTGGCGTGGCCCGGGTGGTCGCGGCCATGCAAGACCCCAACCCCAGCGTTGCCGGACAGGGCCTGACGCGGCTGGCCGCGGCTGGCATCGCTGTCGCCAGTGGCGTGCTCGAGGCCGAGGCGCGGGCGCTCAATCCTGGCTTTCTCAAGCGTATGGAACACGGCCTGCCATATCTGCGGGCGAAACTTGCCATGAGCCTGGACGGCCGCACCGCCATGGCCAGCGGCGAAAGCCAATGGATCACCGGCCCTGCTGCGCGAGCCGCCGTACAGCGTCTGCGCGCCCGTTCAAGCGTAGTGCTGAGCAGCGCCCAGAGCGTGCTAGCCGACAGCGCACGCATGACCGTGCGCAGTGCCGAGCTGGGGCTGGATGCCGAACTCAGCGCCCTGGCCGAATCGCGTCCGCCGCTACGGGTGCTGATCGATGGCCGCCTGCGCCTGCCGCTGAGTGCGCCGTTCTTCCAGGCCGGCCCCGCGCTGGTGATCACCGCGGCAGATGACGACCCACGCTACAAGGCCGCCGGTCATGAGCTGCTGCGCCTGCCGGGTAGCGATGGTCGCGTCGACCTGACCGCGGTGTTGCCAGCCCTGGCAGCGCGTGGCGTCAACGAAATCCTGCTGGAAGCTGGCGCCGGCCTGGTCGGCGCCTTTGCCCAATTGGGGTTGATCGACGAGTACCGCCTGTTCGTCGCCGGCACCTTCCTGGGTTCCAGCGCCAGGCCGCTGCTCGACTGGCCGCTGGCCCGCATGAGCGAAGCGCCGCGGCTGAAAATCACCGGCATGCGCGCCGTCGGCGACGACTGGCAGATCACTGCCATCCCCCTGCCGCCCGGCCACGTATAA
- a CDS encoding riboflavin synthase, giving the protein MFTGIIESIGTIRSLTPKGGDVRVYVQTGKLDLGDVKLGDSIAVNGVCLTAVELPGDGFWADVSRETLDCTAFVDLKTGSRVNLEKALTPTTRLGGHLVSGHVDGVGEIISRSDNARAIQFRVRAPKELAKYIAHKGSITVDGTSLTVNAVDGAEFELTIVPHTLSETIMADYRAGRRVNLEVDLLARYLERLLLGDKAAESSKGSGITESFLAANGFLKS; this is encoded by the coding sequence ATGTTCACCGGTATCATCGAATCCATCGGCACCATCCGCAGCCTGACCCCCAAAGGCGGCGATGTGCGCGTCTACGTGCAGACCGGCAAGCTCGACCTGGGCGACGTCAAGCTTGGCGACAGCATCGCGGTCAACGGTGTGTGCCTCACTGCGGTTGAACTGCCCGGCGATGGTTTCTGGGCCGACGTCAGCCGTGAAACCCTCGACTGCACCGCGTTCGTCGATCTCAAGACCGGCAGCCGGGTCAACTTGGAAAAGGCCCTGACCCCGACCACCCGCCTGGGCGGTCATCTGGTCAGTGGGCATGTCGACGGTGTCGGTGAAATCATCTCGCGCAGCGATAACGCCCGCGCCATCCAGTTCCGCGTGCGTGCACCCAAGGAACTGGCCAAGTACATCGCCCACAAGGGCTCGATCACCGTCGACGGCACCAGCCTCACGGTCAATGCGGTCGACGGCGCCGAATTCGAGCTGACCATCGTTCCGCACACGCTGTCCGAAACCATCATGGCCGACTACCGCGCAGGGCGTCGGGTCAACCTTGAGGTCGACCTGCTGGCCCGTTACCTGGAGCGTCTGCTGCTGGGCGACAAGGCGGCCGAGTCGAGCAAGGGCAGTGGCATCACCGAAAGCTTCCTGGCCGCCAATGGCTTCTTGAAATCCTGA
- the ribBA gene encoding bifunctional 3,4-dihydroxy-2-butanone-4-phosphate synthase/GTP cyclohydrolase II: MALNSIEELVEDIRQGKMVILMDDEDRENEGDIIMAAECCQAEHINFMAKHARGLICMPMTRERCETLKLPLMAPRNGSGFGTKFTVSIEAAEGVTTGISAADRARTVQAASAKDAQAEDIVSPGHIFPLMAQPGGTLARAGHTEAACDLARMAGFEPSGVICEVMNDDGTMSRRAELEVFAAEHGLKIGTIADLIHYRMIHERTVQRVSEQSVASELGEFNLVTYRDAVEGDVHMALTLGDINGEQPTLVRVHNMDPLRDLLLVKQPGRWSLRAAMAAVAEAGSGVVLLLGHPLDGDVLLSHIRESAGEAPVVKTPTTYSTVGAGSQILRDLGVRKMRLMSSPMKFNAISGFDLEVVEYVPSE; the protein is encoded by the coding sequence GTGGCGCTCAACAGCATCGAAGAACTGGTAGAAGACATCCGCCAGGGCAAAATGGTCATCCTCATGGATGACGAAGACCGCGAGAACGAAGGCGACATCATCATGGCCGCCGAGTGCTGCCAGGCCGAGCACATCAACTTCATGGCCAAGCATGCCCGTGGCCTGATCTGCATGCCCATGACCCGCGAGCGCTGCGAAACCCTCAAGTTGCCATTGATGGCGCCGCGCAATGGCTCGGGCTTCGGCACCAAGTTCACCGTGTCCATCGAAGCGGCCGAAGGCGTCACCACCGGCATCTCCGCCGCTGACCGCGCGCGCACCGTGCAGGCGGCGTCGGCCAAGGATGCCCAGGCTGAAGACATCGTCAGCCCCGGCCACATCTTCCCGCTGATGGCCCAGCCCGGCGGCACCCTGGCCCGCGCCGGGCACACCGAAGCGGCCTGCGACCTGGCGCGCATGGCCGGTTTCGAGCCGAGCGGGGTGATCTGCGAGGTGATGAACGACGACGGCACGATGTCGCGCCGCGCCGAGCTGGAAGTGTTCGCTGCCGAGCACGGCCTGAAGATCGGCACCATCGCCGACCTGATCCACTACCGCATGATCCACGAACGTACCGTTCAGCGGGTTTCCGAGCAGTCGGTGGCAAGCGAGCTGGGCGAGTTCAACCTGGTCACCTACCGCGATGCGGTGGAAGGCGACGTGCACATGGCGCTGACCCTGGGCGACATCAATGGCGAGCAGCCGACCCTGGTGCGGGTGCACAACATGGACCCGCTGCGCGACCTGCTGCTGGTCAAGCAGCCGGGGCGTTGGAGCCTGCGCGCGGCCATGGCGGCCGTGGCCGAGGCCGGTAGCGGCGTGGTGCTGCTGCTGGGGCATCCGCTCGATGGCGACGTGCTGCTCTCGCACATTCGTGAAAGCGCCGGCGAAGCACCGGTCGTCAAGACCCCGACCACCTACAGCACCGTCGGTGCCGGCTCGCAGATCCTGCGTGACCTGGGCGTGCGCAAGATGCGCCTGATGAGTTCGCCGATGAAGTTCAATGCGATATCCGGATTCGATCTGGAAGTTGTAGAATACGTGCCCTCCGAGTGA
- the ribH gene encoding 6,7-dimethyl-8-ribityllumazine synthase, translated as MTLKTIEGTFIAPKGRYALVVGRFNSFVVESLVSGAVDALVRHGVSESEITLIRAPGAFEIPLVAQKVAQQGEYDAIIALGAVIRGGTPHFEYVAGECTKGLAQVSMEFGVPVAFGVLTVDSIEQAIERSGTKAGNKGAEAALSALEMVSLLAQLEAK; from the coding sequence ATGACCCTGAAGACCATCGAAGGTACCTTCATCGCCCCCAAAGGTCGCTATGCCTTGGTGGTTGGCCGCTTCAACAGCTTCGTCGTCGAAAGCCTGGTCAGCGGCGCGGTCGACGCGCTGGTGCGTCACGGCGTCAGCGAAAGCGAAATCACCCTGATCCGTGCGCCAGGCGCGTTCGAAATCCCGCTGGTGGCGCAGAAGGTCGCGCAGCAGGGCGAATACGACGCCATCATCGCCCTGGGCGCAGTGATTCGTGGCGGCACCCCGCACTTCGAATACGTTGCCGGTGAATGCACCAAGGGCCTGGCCCAGGTTTCCATGGAGTTCGGCGTGCCGGTGGCCTTCGGTGTCCTGACCGTCGACTCCATCGAACAGGCCATCGAGCGTTCCGGCACCAAGGCTGGCAACAAAGGCGCCGAAGCGGCGCTGTCGGCCCTGGAAATGGTAAGTCTGCTGGCGCAGCTGGAGGCCAAGTGA
- the nusB gene encoding transcription antitermination factor NusB, which yields MISDESDRFNPRDPKPADAGKPSKSAKRREARKLATQALYQWHMAKHSLNEIEAQFRVDNDFSDVDGAYFREILHGVPASKVEIDTALAPCLDLALDELDPVELAVLRLSTWEFIKRVDVPYRVVINEGVELAKVFGATDGHKFVNGVLDKLAPILREVEVKANKR from the coding sequence GTGATTAGCGACGAAAGCGATCGTTTCAACCCGCGCGATCCAAAACCTGCGGATGCTGGCAAGCCCTCGAAAAGCGCCAAGCGTCGTGAAGCCCGCAAGCTCGCGACCCAGGCGCTGTATCAGTGGCACATGGCCAAGCACTCGCTGAACGAGATCGAAGCGCAGTTCCGGGTCGATAACGATTTCTCCGATGTCGATGGCGCCTACTTCCGCGAAATCCTCCACGGTGTTCCCGCCAGCAAGGTGGAAATCGACACGGCCCTGGCGCCGTGCCTCGACCTCGCCCTGGACGAACTCGACCCGGTGGAGCTGGCGGTTCTGCGCCTGTCCACCTGGGAGTTCATCAAGCGTGTCGATGTGCCGTACCGCGTGGTGATCAACGAAGGCGTCGAGCTGGCCAAAGTGTTCGGGGCAACCGATGGACACAAGTTCGTCAACGGCGTGCTCGACAAGCTGGCGCCGATTCTGCGCGAAGTCGAAGTCAAGGCGAACAAGCGCTGA
- the thiL gene encoding thiamine-phosphate kinase: protein MGEFELINHYFAAAPCAQGGEGVALGIGDDCALLQVPPGEHLAVSTDTLVAGVHFPHDADPYLLGQRALAVSASDLAAMGATPLAFTLALTLADVGAAWLKAFAEGLQCMAGQCRLSLVGGDTTRGPLSLTLTVFGRVPHGQALRRSGAQPGDLLCVGGNLGNAAGALPLVLGSQTAAQHISAPLLAHYWSPPPQLALGQTLRGRASAALDISDGLLADCGHIAKASAVALQIDRQRVPVSPALHALLGEQGALQAALSGGDDYVLAFTVPPAELAGLTRAVAGVHVIGRVLPGQGVSVVDDQGRDVTPALRGYQHFHAVP from the coding sequence ATGGGTGAGTTCGAGCTGATCAACCACTACTTCGCTGCGGCGCCCTGCGCGCAAGGTGGCGAGGGCGTGGCGCTGGGGATCGGCGACGACTGCGCCCTGTTGCAGGTGCCCCCTGGCGAGCACCTGGCGGTGTCCACCGATACCCTGGTGGCCGGTGTGCATTTTCCCCACGATGCCGACCCCTACCTGCTCGGCCAGCGCGCGCTGGCCGTCTCTGCCAGTGATCTTGCCGCCATGGGCGCCACGCCCCTGGCCTTTACCCTCGCCCTGACCCTTGCCGATGTCGGCGCTGCCTGGCTCAAGGCCTTTGCCGAGGGCCTGCAGTGCATGGCCGGGCAATGCCGGCTTAGCCTGGTTGGCGGGGACACCACCCGTGGCCCACTGAGCCTGACCCTGACCGTGTTCGGTCGCGTGCCGCACGGCCAGGCGCTGCGCCGCAGTGGCGCGCAGCCGGGCGACCTGCTGTGCGTGGGCGGCAACCTGGGCAATGCCGCCGGTGCCTTGCCGCTGGTGCTCGGCAGCCAAACGGCGGCCCAGCACATCAGCGCGCCGCTGCTGGCGCATTATTGGTCGCCGCCACCGCAGTTGGCCCTGGGCCAGACGCTGCGGGGACGCGCCAGCGCAGCGCTGGATATCTCCGACGGATTGCTGGCCGATTGCGGCCATATCGCCAAGGCCTCGGCGGTGGCGTTGCAGATCGACCGGCAGCGTGTTCCGGTGTCGCCGGCCTTGCACGCGCTGCTGGGCGAGCAGGGCGCGTTGCAGGCGGCGCTCAGTGGCGGCGATGACTACGTGCTGGCGTTCACCGTGCCCCCTGCAGAGCTGGCAGGTCTGACCCGGGCCGTGGCGGGTGTTCACGTCATCGGCCGGGTGTTGCCCGGGCAGGGTGTGAGTGTGGTCGACGATCAGGGACGTGATGTCACGCCGGCGCTACGCGGTTATCAGCATTTCCACGCCGTGCCCTGA
- a CDS encoding substrate-binding periplasmic protein: protein MSMRAVLLMLVMMVCAGAACAASPAQIILVSEDWDQYTEADGSGLAWDVLRKVFEPAGVKVVAQTAPYSRAIGLVKRAEADAWVGSYKAENADNLYPRWHFDVDHIYALGLADGPVPSAENIGSYRLAWVRGYDYARYLPNVGNGREVQRREGILPMLEHHRVDFYIDALTEVDYVLGHAAEPQRFRRTHIAELPLYLAFADTNDARQLLELFDRRMAELVRSGELKPIFQRWQQPYPFTANSQPQ from the coding sequence TTGAGCATGAGAGCGGTTCTGCTAATGCTGGTGATGATGGTCTGCGCGGGGGCTGCCTGTGCAGCATCGCCTGCGCAGATCATTCTGGTCAGTGAAGACTGGGATCAGTACACCGAGGCCGATGGCAGCGGCCTGGCCTGGGACGTGCTGCGCAAGGTGTTCGAGCCGGCCGGGGTCAAGGTGGTGGCGCAAACCGCGCCGTACAGCCGTGCCATCGGCCTGGTGAAGCGCGCCGAGGCCGACGCCTGGGTTGGCTCGTACAAGGCCGAGAATGCCGACAACCTGTACCCGCGCTGGCACTTCGATGTCGATCACATCTACGCCCTGGGCCTCGCCGACGGGCCTGTGCCGAGCGCCGAGAATATCGGCAGCTATCGCCTGGCCTGGGTGCGCGGCTACGACTACGCGCGCTACCTGCCCAACGTCGGTAATGGCCGCGAGGTGCAGCGCCGTGAAGGCATTCTGCCGATGCTCGAGCATCACCGCGTCGACTTCTATATCGACGCCCTGACCGAGGTCGACTACGTGCTGGGCCACGCCGCCGAACCGCAGCGCTTTCGACGCACCCACATCGCCGAACTGCCGCTGTACCTGGCCTTCGCCGATACCAACGACGCCCGCCAGTTGCTGGAGCTGTTCGATCGGCGCATGGCTGAGCTGGTACGCAGCGGCGAGCTCAAGCCGATCTTCCAGCGTTGGCAACAACCGTATCCATTCACCGCCAACAGCCAGCCGCAGTAG
- the ribA gene encoding GTP cyclohydrolase II → MPVVFVAASKLPTPFATFTMHGFLDEATGREHVVLSLGDIADGQPVLGRLHSECLTGDALFSQRCDCGSQLEAALQAIAREGRGVLLYLRQEGRGIGLLNKIRAYELQDGGADTVEANERLGFAADQRDYAMCLPMLEHLGVSSLRLMTNNPRKVKALTSMNIAVAERVPLHTGQNPHNLHYLATKAGKLGHMMGNEHQGEVPQG, encoded by the coding sequence GTGCCCGTCGTCTTTGTCGCCGCCTCAAAACTACCGACGCCCTTCGCAACCTTCACCATGCATGGCTTTCTCGACGAAGCCACTGGCCGCGAGCACGTCGTGCTTAGCCTGGGTGACATTGCCGATGGTCAGCCGGTGCTGGGGCGTCTGCATTCGGAGTGCCTGACGGGCGATGCGCTGTTCAGTCAGCGCTGCGACTGCGGCTCACAGCTGGAGGCGGCGTTGCAGGCCATCGCCCGCGAGGGCCGTGGCGTGTTGCTGTACCTGCGTCAGGAAGGCCGTGGTATCGGCCTGCTGAACAAGATTCGCGCCTACGAGCTGCAGGATGGCGGTGCCGATACCGTCGAGGCCAACGAGCGCCTGGGCTTTGCCGCCGACCAGCGCGACTACGCCATGTGCCTGCCGATGCTCGAGCACCTTGGCGTCAGTTCGCTACGGCTGATGACCAACAACCCACGCAAGGTCAAGGCGCTCACCAGCATGAACATCGCCGTGGCCGAGCGTGTGCCGCTGCACACCGGGCAGAACCCACACAACCTGCACTACCTGGCCACCAAGGCCGGCAAGCTCGGCCACATGATGGGCAACGAGCATCAGGGCGAAGTGCCACAGGGGTGA
- a CDS encoding cobalamin-binding protein: MSFLARAGRVRHCLAQSLLGLSLLFASSAQAALSRVVSLAPALTEMMIELDAQDLLVGVVEANGVAAPLPGLPSVGTYGALNMERLVSLKPDLVLLWEGGVSPAELKQLQNLGIASLSIVPRDLDQLIDKIEALAVRLGRSEQGRQHAAALRTRLQALRAQYRRAEPLKVFYQVWDNPLYTLGGKQIISNALRVCGARNVFEDLDPPAPMVSVESVIERDPQVILGNDQAQLNAWKARKQVDAVAHARLLVVPDNGIERPSGQMIEATAKLCALIETTAPASK; encoded by the coding sequence GTGAGTTTCCTGGCCAGAGCAGGCCGTGTCCGTCACTGCCTGGCGCAGTCGTTGCTGGGTCTGTCGTTGCTTTTTGCGTCCAGCGCCCAGGCCGCGCTGTCCCGGGTGGTCAGCCTGGCCCCGGCACTCACCGAGATGATGATCGAGCTGGATGCCCAGGACCTGCTGGTGGGTGTGGTCGAGGCCAATGGCGTTGCAGCGCCGCTGCCCGGACTGCCTTCGGTCGGCACCTATGGTGCACTGAACATGGAGCGACTGGTCAGCCTCAAGCCGGATCTGGTGTTGCTGTGGGAGGGCGGGGTGTCGCCGGCTGAGCTCAAGCAATTGCAGAATCTGGGCATTGCCAGCCTGTCGATCGTGCCACGTGACCTCGACCAACTGATCGACAAGATCGAAGCGCTGGCCGTGCGGCTCGGCCGTTCCGAGCAAGGCAGGCAGCACGCCGCCGCCCTGCGCACGCGCTTACAGGCACTGCGTGCACAGTACCGTCGGGCAGAGCCGCTGAAGGTGTTCTACCAGGTGTGGGACAACCCGCTGTACACCCTCGGTGGCAAACAGATCATCAGCAATGCCCTGCGCGTGTGCGGCGCGCGCAATGTGTTCGAAGACCTCGACCCACCCGCGCCGATGGTCAGTGTCGAGTCGGTGATCGAACGTGATCCGCAGGTCATCCTGGGCAACGATCAGGCCCAGCTCAACGCTTGGAAGGCCCGCAAACAGGTCGATGCGGTTGCCCACGCGCGCTTGCTGGTGGTGCCGGACAACGGCATCGAGCGGCCCAGCGGGCAGATGATCGAGGCGACGGCCAAGCTCTGCGCCCTGATCGAAACTACAGCGCCGGCGTCCAAGTAA
- a CDS encoding TonB-dependent receptor plug domain-containing protein, which produces MKRPALATLLCLPGTLFAVEPDRDEALKLADVVISANRQVESRSTSSAASTVFTRADIDRLQPPGVTDLLRRVPGVQVAPTGGRSSVPGIFIRGTKTAQALVLVDGVRIANATSGDSGLQFLDIDQVERVEVLRGSRSAVYGSDAIGGVIQIFTRRSSGPGLQPRLHLAGGSQHTWQRSLGLSGGDDATRFNLGASLDESAGIDATGPSFASDADHEAYRNRSLNLSLSHTFNERFEAGLNLLDSQGRSEYDNPYGRFDPVTFDSLAQKPYTDFTVSSLGSYLDAQLSERWHSRLELGHSENRSESRDKLSSERSAFNTYRDQLTWQNTLTLSEQHSLSAGVDGYQDRVHASERLARDSRWNRAAFVQHRFEGEHFNTELGVRRDQNQQYGGQTSWSASLGVPLNPANDLLLSYSEGFRAPTFNDLYYPGYSNPTLDPEHSKSVELQWRSRLSSDSRLEASLYRTELRDAIVFAGLQPENVAAARINGFELSLDQRWGAWQSQLGLALIDPRDRDSGHTLARRARRTLSLDLDRQFDAFSVGASWQAVSASFDGEDNRQRLAGHGVLGLRGEWSASPALKLRLSLDNLLDTSYSRALYSFDGASYGYREEGRTWLMSVTWTPAL; this is translated from the coding sequence ATGAAACGACCTGCCCTCGCCACCCTGCTCTGCCTGCCCGGCACCTTGTTTGCCGTAGAACCTGATCGAGACGAAGCACTCAAGCTGGCCGATGTCGTGATCAGCGCCAACCGCCAGGTTGAATCGCGCAGCACCAGCAGCGCCGCCAGCACGGTGTTCACCCGCGCCGACATCGACCGCCTGCAACCACCTGGGGTCACCGACCTGCTGCGTCGGGTGCCAGGCGTGCAGGTAGCGCCGACCGGGGGCCGCAGCAGCGTGCCAGGCATCTTCATACGTGGCACCAAGACCGCCCAGGCGCTGGTGCTGGTCGATGGCGTGCGCATCGCCAACGCGACCTCCGGTGACAGCGGCCTGCAGTTTCTCGACATCGACCAAGTCGAACGGGTCGAAGTACTGCGCGGCTCGCGCTCGGCGGTGTACGGCAGCGACGCCATCGGCGGCGTGATCCAGATCTTCACCCGCCGCAGCAGCGGCCCTGGCCTGCAACCTCGCCTGCACCTGGCTGGCGGCAGTCAACACACCTGGCAGCGCAGCCTGGGGCTTTCCGGCGGTGACGACGCCACCCGCTTCAACCTCGGCGCCAGCCTCGATGAGAGCGCCGGCATCGATGCCACCGGCCCCTCGTTCGCCAGCGACGCTGACCACGAGGCGTACCGCAATCGCTCGCTGAACCTGAGCCTGAGCCACACCTTCAACGAACGTTTCGAGGCTGGGCTGAACCTGCTCGACAGCCAGGGCCGCAGCGAATACGACAACCCTTACGGACGCTTCGACCCGGTCACCTTCGACAGCCTGGCGCAGAAGCCGTACACCGATTTCACCGTCAGCAGCCTGGGCAGCTACCTCGATGCACAACTGAGCGAACGCTGGCACAGCCGCCTGGAGCTGGGCCACAGCGAGAACCGCAGCGAAAGCCGCGACAAGCTCAGCAGCGAGCGCTCGGCGTTCAACACCTACCGTGACCAGCTCACCTGGCAGAACACCCTGACCCTGAGCGAGCAGCACAGCCTGTCAGCGGGCGTCGACGGTTATCAGGACCGTGTCCACGCCAGTGAACGCTTGGCGCGAGATAGCCGCTGGAACCGGGCAGCGTTCGTTCAGCACCGCTTCGAAGGCGAGCACTTCAACACCGAACTGGGCGTGCGCCGCGACCAGAACCAGCAGTACGGCGGACAAACCAGCTGGAGCGCGAGCCTGGGCGTGCCGCTGAATCCGGCCAACGACCTGCTACTGTCCTACAGCGAAGGCTTCCGCGCACCGACCTTCAACGACCTCTACTACCCCGGCTACAGCAACCCTACGCTGGACCCTGAACACTCCAAGAGCGTCGAGCTGCAATGGCGCAGTCGATTGAGCAGCGATAGCCGCCTGGAGGCGTCGCTGTACCGCACCGAGCTGCGCGATGCCATCGTCTTCGCCGGCCTGCAACCCGAGAACGTCGCTGCCGCGCGGATCAACGGTTTCGAACTGAGCCTCGACCAGCGCTGGGGCGCCTGGCAGAGCCAGCTCGGCCTGGCGCTGATCGACCCGCGCGACCGCGACAGCGGGCATACCTTGGCCCGCCGCGCCCGCCGCACCCTGAGCCTGGACCTTGATCGCCAGTTCGATGCCTTCAGCGTCGGCGCCAGTTGGCAGGCGGTCAGCGCCAGCTTCGATGGCGAAGACAACCGCCAGCGCCTCGCCGGCCATGGCGTGCTTGGACTGCGCGGGGAATGGTCAGCCAGCCCTGCGCTGAAGCTGCGCCTGAGCCTCGACAACCTGTTGGACACGTCTTACAGCCGGGCCTTGTACAGCTTTGACGGCGCCAGCTATGGCTACCGGGAAGAGGGCCGCACCTGGCTGATGAGCGTTACTTGGACGCCGGCGCTGTAG